A stretch of the uncultured Trichococcus sp. genome encodes the following:
- the ilvB gene encoding biosynthetic-type acetolactate synthase large subunit, whose product MESEMKTKTKKGVTLLVEALKNEGVEVLFGYPGGAVLHIYDEFYKSESNHVLTRHEQGAVHAADGYARTTGKPGVCIVTSGPGATNVLTGIATAQMDSIPLIVITGQVHEAGIGKDAFQETDMIGMTTPVTKYNYQVRDAKDIPRIIHEAFYLANTGRKGPVVIDIPKNIGVQEVECEDCTENIGPVRNLPGYNPECLPVPEQIAKVNEAIAASKKPLILAGQGVIHAEAEKELLAFAEYYQIPVVNTLLGLGSFPIKHELALSMGGMHGSYAANMALMECDLLLNFGARFDDRVASDPTNFAPEATIVHVDIDNAEIGKIMHTHIPVLSDAKLALLMLNDTKLAEVPDHSVWFNHVMDNKKQHPFRYEKSDTFIKPQHVVEYIGELTNGEAIVVTDVGQHQMWAAQYYPFTHGKQLLTSGGLGTMGFGIPAAIGAKMAYPDKTVVCFVGDGGFQMTNQELAILNANRLNVKYFILNNEVLGMVHQWQNTFYEGRFSHSEIPDSPDFVKLADAYGITAARVSDPDKVDEAIQTALNYPGPYVLDILISKDELVLPMVASGRPNNEMEGV is encoded by the coding sequence ATGGAATCCGAAATGAAAACTAAAACAAAAAAAGGCGTAACCCTTCTTGTTGAAGCGCTGAAAAATGAAGGGGTTGAAGTTCTGTTTGGTTACCCAGGCGGCGCTGTTCTGCACATCTACGATGAATTCTACAAATCCGAATCGAATCATGTTTTGACGAGGCATGAACAAGGTGCAGTCCACGCGGCTGACGGCTATGCCCGTACAACAGGCAAGCCTGGCGTCTGTATCGTGACCAGCGGCCCTGGTGCTACAAATGTGTTGACCGGCATCGCAACTGCGCAAATGGATTCCATTCCATTGATCGTAATAACTGGGCAAGTGCATGAAGCCGGTATCGGTAAAGACGCTTTCCAGGAAACGGACATGATCGGTATGACCACACCTGTGACGAAATACAACTATCAAGTGCGTGATGCCAAAGATATTCCGCGTATCATCCATGAAGCTTTCTACCTGGCGAATACAGGAAGAAAAGGACCGGTTGTCATCGATATCCCGAAAAATATCGGTGTCCAGGAAGTGGAATGTGAAGACTGCACAGAAAATATCGGTCCAGTAAGAAATCTGCCGGGCTACAATCCGGAATGTCTGCCTGTGCCGGAACAGATCGCAAAAGTGAACGAAGCGATTGCAGCAAGCAAAAAACCACTGATTTTGGCCGGTCAAGGCGTAATCCATGCAGAAGCTGAGAAAGAACTGTTGGCTTTTGCGGAATACTACCAAATTCCCGTTGTGAACACATTGTTGGGTCTTGGCAGCTTCCCTATCAAACATGAGCTAGCATTAAGCATGGGTGGTATGCACGGCTCCTATGCTGCAAATATGGCCTTGATGGAATGCGACTTGCTTCTCAACTTCGGCGCACGCTTCGACGACCGTGTCGCAAGCGACCCAACCAACTTCGCCCCGGAAGCAACGATTGTCCATGTCGATATCGACAACGCCGAAATCGGCAAAATCATGCACACACATATCCCGGTATTGTCCGATGCCAAATTGGCGTTGCTGATGCTGAATGACACGAAGCTGGCAGAAGTGCCTGATCACTCGGTTTGGTTCAATCACGTTATGGACAACAAAAAGCAACACCCTTTCCGTTATGAAAAATCCGATACGTTCATCAAACCGCAACATGTAGTCGAGTATATCGGCGAATTGACGAATGGTGAAGCCATTGTCGTAACGGACGTTGGCCAGCACCAAATGTGGGCGGCTCAATATTATCCTTTCACGCATGGTAAACAATTGCTGACCAGCGGCGGCTTGGGAACGATGGGCTTCGGTATTCCGGCAGCTATCGGTGCTAAAATGGCTTACCCTGATAAAACGGTTGTCTGCTTCGTCGGAGACGGCGGCTTCCAGATGACCAACCAAGAATTGGCGATTCTGAACGCCAACAGGCTGAATGTGAAGTACTTTATTCTGAACAACGAAGTACTGGGCATGGTTCATCAGTGGCAGAATACATTTTATGAAGGCCGCTTCTCTCATTCCGAGATTCCGGATTCGCCTGATTTCGTTAAACTTGCTGATGCTTACGGCATCACAGCTGCGAGAGTATCCGATCCCGATAAAGTGGATGAAGCAATCCAGACAGCCTTGAATTATCCAGGCCCTTATGTCTTGGATATCCTGATCTCCAAAGATGAGTTGGTACTCCCTATGGTCGCCAGTGGCAGGCCAAATAACGAAATGGAAGGTGTTTAG
- the ilvN gene encoding acetolactate synthase small subunit, which yields MVLRLIQTKVVNKPGVLNRITQVILKPQYNIDTLTLTGTEDYDVSLITVGINFDTLDAAELLTKQLEKQVDVISATDITEKRLGLRA from the coding sequence ATGGTGCTGAGATTAATCCAAACCAAAGTCGTGAATAAACCCGGCGTGTTGAACCGCATTACGCAAGTTATCCTGAAGCCGCAATACAATATCGATACTTTGACGCTGACCGGTACGGAAGATTATGACGTATCCTTGATCACAGTCGGCATCAACTTCGATACCTTGGATGCTGCTGAGCTTTTGACGAAACAGTTGGAAAAACAAGTCGACGTCATCAGCGCAACCGACATCACCGAAAAGCGTTTGGGCCTTAGAGCTTAA
- the ilvC gene encoding ketol-acid reductoisomerase yields MTKVYYDQDVTVKALEGKKIAVIGYGSQGHAHSQNLRDNGNDVIIGIRAGKSADKAKEDGFEVFSVAEATKQADVVMILIPDEQQAEVYAAEIAPNLEAGNAIAFGHGFNIHFGTITPAADIDVFMVAPKGPGHMVRRQFAKGSAVPALFAVYQDATGNARNLALAWTQGVGATRVGVLETTFKEETETDLFGEQAVLCGGTTHLVQAGFETLVEAGYQPEIAYFEVLHELKLIVDLMYEGGMEKMRYSISNTAEFGDYVSGPRVITPDVKDRMKDVLTDIQTGAFAKRFTDDYKAGFPDFHAMRAEQQGHQIEAVGAELRKMMPFVNEQQ; encoded by the coding sequence ATGACTAAAGTATACTACGATCAAGACGTAACAGTAAAAGCACTAGAGGGCAAAAAAATCGCCGTTATCGGATACGGTTCTCAAGGACATGCACATTCACAAAACCTACGCGACAACGGTAATGATGTCATCATCGGAATCCGTGCAGGCAAATCTGCAGACAAAGCTAAAGAAGACGGATTCGAAGTATTCTCTGTTGCTGAAGCAACAAAACAAGCTGACGTAGTAATGATCCTTATCCCTGATGAGCAGCAAGCTGAGGTATATGCAGCTGAGATCGCTCCTAACCTGGAAGCTGGAAATGCCATCGCATTCGGTCATGGATTCAACATCCATTTCGGCACAATCACACCTGCTGCTGATATCGATGTATTCATGGTTGCTCCAAAAGGCCCAGGCCACATGGTTCGCCGTCAATTCGCTAAAGGCTCTGCAGTACCTGCTTTGTTCGCAGTCTACCAAGATGCTACAGGCAACGCAAGAAACCTCGCTCTTGCTTGGACTCAAGGAGTCGGCGCTACACGCGTAGGCGTTCTGGAAACAACATTCAAAGAGGAAACTGAAACTGACTTGTTCGGTGAGCAAGCTGTATTGTGCGGCGGAACAACGCACTTGGTTCAAGCAGGTTTCGAAACATTGGTCGAAGCTGGCTACCAACCAGAAATCGCCTATTTCGAAGTATTGCACGAATTGAAACTGATCGTTGACTTGATGTATGAGGGCGGTATGGAAAAAATGCGCTACTCCATCTCAAACACCGCTGAATTCGGTGATTATGTTTCTGGACCACGAGTCATCACTCCAGATGTTAAAGACCGCATGAAGGATGTTTTGACGGACATCCAAACTGGCGCATTCGCTAAACGCTTCACTGACGACTACAAAGCTGGCTTCCCTGACTTCCACGCAATGCGCGCTGAGCAACAAGGCCACCAAATCGAAGCAGTCGGTGCTGAATTGCGTAAAATGATGCCTTTCGTGAATGAACAACAATAA
- the ilvA gene encoding threonine ammonia-lyase IlvA, whose amino-acid sequence MTDELVNKEDVLKAYKVLRNVVKQTPMQHDSYLSQKYHANIFLKREDLQIVRSFKLRGAYYAISQLSEAETETGVTCASAGNHAQGVAYTCNHLGIKATIFMPSTTPSQKIDQVRYFGKDYVEIKLIGDTFDESNEAAHAYADEHNLTFIEPFNDRNVIAGQGSLAVEIHQDLVAEGETADMVFAAIGGGGLISGVSSYMKEAMPETKIIGVESLGAPGMKASLDANKVMTLTDIDKFCDGTAVATVGDLTFRHCQQNVDDILVVPEGQVCGTIIDLYTKQAIVAEPSGALSVSALEQYKEEIKGKTVVCIVSGGNNDINRMAEIDERSLLYQGLKHYFIVNFPQRAGALKEFVNDILGGDDDITKFEYTKKVHRSEGPVLIGILLKNKDDIEGLLSRLEKFDPHYISVNENSKLYSFLI is encoded by the coding sequence ATGACGGATGAGTTAGTGAACAAGGAAGACGTGCTTAAAGCATATAAAGTGCTGCGCAACGTGGTCAAACAGACACCCATGCAGCATGATTCGTATCTGTCGCAGAAGTATCATGCCAACATCTTTTTGAAGCGGGAGGACCTTCAGATTGTCCGCTCCTTCAAATTGAGAGGCGCTTACTATGCCATTTCGCAGCTGAGCGAAGCCGAAACGGAGACCGGGGTAACCTGTGCCTCAGCCGGCAATCATGCGCAAGGAGTGGCTTACACTTGCAATCATTTGGGCATCAAAGCTACTATCTTCATGCCGTCGACAACCCCTTCCCAAAAAATTGACCAAGTTCGATATTTCGGAAAGGACTACGTTGAGATCAAGCTGATCGGCGATACCTTCGACGAGTCGAATGAGGCTGCTCATGCTTATGCGGATGAACACAACCTGACTTTCATTGAACCTTTCAACGATCGCAATGTGATCGCCGGACAAGGAAGTTTGGCAGTGGAAATCCACCAGGATCTCGTTGCCGAAGGAGAAACGGCCGACATGGTATTCGCCGCAATTGGCGGCGGCGGTCTGATTTCAGGCGTCAGCAGTTACATGAAGGAAGCTATGCCAGAAACTAAGATCATCGGTGTGGAGTCCTTGGGTGCCCCGGGCATGAAAGCTTCGCTTGATGCGAATAAAGTGATGACTTTGACTGATATTGATAAATTCTGTGATGGGACAGCTGTAGCGACTGTCGGTGATTTGACTTTCAGACACTGCCAACAAAATGTCGATGACATTCTGGTCGTACCTGAGGGACAAGTTTGCGGAACCATCATCGATTTATACACTAAACAAGCTATCGTAGCGGAACCATCCGGAGCACTTTCGGTTTCTGCCTTGGAACAATACAAAGAGGAAATCAAAGGCAAAACGGTCGTCTGCATCGTCAGCGGCGGGAATAACGACATCAACCGAATGGCCGAAATTGATGAGCGCTCACTGCTCTATCAAGGTCTGAAGCACTATTTCATCGTGAACTTCCCTCAGCGGGCCGGTGCACTGAAAGAATTCGTGAATGACATACTGGGCGGCGACGATGACATCACCAAGTTCGAATATACGAAAAAGGTCCATCGCAGCGAAGGACCCGTACTGATTGGAATCTTGTTGAAAAATAAGGACGATATCGAAGGCCTTCTCAGCAGGCTTGAGAAATTTGATCCGCATTACATTTCGGTGAACGAAAATTCCAAGCTTTATTCCTTCTTGATCTGA
- a CDS encoding peptide ABC transporter substrate-binding protein: MRRLKSSFILATTAVILAACGGDGATDDSAANTASEGASGQVVNYTAPTELATLDTTLMTDINSSNYISHAIEGLLKINEDGKPVPAIAAEVGTVSEDGLTYTYKLREDAVWSNGEPVTANDFVFAWQRLVDPEAGASYAYLAETIKNATEIMAGEMDPAELGVTAVSDTEITIELTQPTPYFESLLAFSAFFPQNEAFVTEKGDKYGTSSENILANGPFTIENWDGTGLTWDLVKNADYYAADEVQLEEINVQVIKETSTVVNLFQQESVDNAQVTGELVKQLATDPNVVVQKKARTAYIEFNHDNVYLQNAKLRAAIGLVINRDELVDSVIGDGSTAIGGFLPADFVSNPTTGEDFAAEAGSYLDYNLEQAKTLLAEAKAELGVEEITFSLVGDDDEKNKKISQYIQGQIQNNLEGITVELRNVPKKNRLELANQDEFDLLQTGWGADFADAINYMDLLYSTSAYNEGQYANAAFDALIDSSKTTNANDPEARWADLMAAHKLIMEDAAIIPLYQEAETQLRNPNLKGIIFNSVGNEFDLSRAYIEE; the protein is encoded by the coding sequence ATGAGGAGATTGAAAAGTTCTTTCATTTTGGCTACTACAGCTGTCATCTTAGCAGCTTGCGGGGGCGACGGCGCAACAGACGACAGCGCAGCAAATACAGCAAGTGAAGGTGCCAGCGGACAAGTAGTCAATTATACGGCGCCGACCGAATTGGCGACGTTGGATACAACGCTGATGACGGACATCAACAGTTCGAACTACATCAGCCATGCCATCGAAGGCTTATTGAAAATCAATGAAGACGGAAAGCCCGTTCCGGCAATTGCAGCGGAGGTCGGCACTGTTTCTGAGGATGGCTTGACTTACACCTATAAACTCCGCGAGGATGCTGTCTGGTCAAACGGAGAGCCTGTGACAGCGAACGATTTCGTCTTCGCTTGGCAACGATTGGTGGATCCGGAAGCAGGGGCATCCTACGCTTACTTGGCTGAGACCATCAAGAACGCCACTGAGATTATGGCCGGAGAAATGGACCCTGCAGAGTTGGGCGTAACGGCAGTCAGTGACACTGAAATCACCATCGAGTTGACGCAGCCGACGCCATACTTCGAATCGTTATTGGCATTCAGCGCGTTCTTCCCGCAAAATGAGGCATTTGTGACTGAAAAAGGCGATAAGTACGGAACCAGCAGTGAAAATATATTGGCAAACGGACCTTTCACAATCGAGAACTGGGATGGCACTGGCCTGACTTGGGATCTGGTGAAGAACGCAGATTACTATGCTGCTGACGAAGTACAGTTGGAAGAAATCAATGTTCAAGTAATCAAAGAAACGAGTACGGTGGTTAATCTGTTCCAACAAGAATCAGTAGATAACGCACAAGTGACCGGCGAATTGGTTAAACAATTGGCGACTGATCCTAACGTAGTCGTTCAGAAAAAAGCCCGCACGGCATATATCGAATTCAACCACGATAACGTCTACCTGCAAAATGCGAAGCTGCGAGCAGCCATCGGACTTGTAATCAATCGCGATGAATTGGTCGATAGCGTCATCGGTGACGGTTCGACAGCCATCGGCGGCTTCCTGCCAGCTGATTTTGTCAGCAACCCGACGACGGGTGAAGATTTTGCTGCTGAAGCCGGCTCTTACCTGGATTACAATTTAGAACAAGCAAAAACGCTTTTGGCTGAAGCTAAAGCTGAATTAGGCGTAGAAGAAATCACTTTCTCTTTAGTTGGGGATGATGATGAAAAGAACAAAAAAATCAGCCAATATATCCAAGGCCAAATCCAAAACAACTTGGAAGGCATCACTGTAGAATTGCGCAATGTACCGAAGAAAAACCGTTTGGAATTAGCGAACCAAGACGAGTTCGACTTGTTGCAGACCGGTTGGGGAGCGGATTTCGCCGACGCAATCAACTACATGGACTTGTTGTACAGCACATCCGCCTATAACGAAGGTCAATATGCGAATGCTGCATTTGATGCTTTGATCGATTCTTCAAAAACAACAAATGCAAACGACCCTGAAGCGCGCTGGGCTGACTTGATGGCTGCTCACAAGCTTATCATGGAAGATGCAGCAATCATCCCGCTTTACCAAGAAGCAGAAACACAACTCAGAAATCCTAATCTGAAGGGCATCATCTTCAATTCAGTGGGAAATGAATTTGATCTGAGCAGAGCGTACATTGAAGAATAA
- a CDS encoding ATP-binding cassette domain-containing protein, giving the protein MYDSTGQKKILEVKNLKQYFNVGTKNEVRAVDDVSFDIYEGETLGLVGESGCGKTTTGRAIIRLYNPTSGEIFFDGTEIHTLHERKEQLAFRKDMQMIFQDPYASLNPRMKVRDIIAEGLKIHGLATTDKEVDDRVAELLDLVGLNKDHSSRYPHEFSGGQRQRIGIARALAVNPKLIIADEPISALDVSIQAQVVNLLMELQQKQKLTFLFIAHDLSMVKYISNRIGVMYFGKLVELAPADEVYNKPLHPYTESLLSAIPLPDPVYERNRTRFTYVPREENGEPEAMREIVPGHFVYCRESDVPALKEKYENY; this is encoded by the coding sequence ATGTATGACTCAACAGGACAGAAAAAGATTCTGGAAGTAAAGAATTTGAAGCAGTATTTCAATGTCGGCACAAAGAATGAAGTCCGAGCTGTTGATGATGTTTCCTTTGACATATATGAAGGTGAAACACTTGGGTTAGTAGGGGAGTCCGGTTGCGGAAAAACGACGACCGGTCGTGCAATCATCCGTTTGTACAACCCGACTTCCGGAGAAATCTTTTTTGACGGCACCGAAATCCATACGCTGCACGAAAGAAAAGAGCAACTGGCTTTCCGTAAAGACATGCAGATGATTTTTCAGGATCCTTATGCATCCTTGAATCCGCGCATGAAGGTACGCGATATCATTGCAGAAGGACTGAAGATACACGGACTTGCGACTACCGATAAGGAAGTCGATGACCGGGTTGCGGAATTGCTGGATCTGGTCGGACTGAACAAAGACCATTCCTCCCGTTATCCGCATGAGTTTTCCGGTGGCCAAAGACAGCGTATCGGAATCGCCAGAGCGTTAGCGGTGAATCCAAAACTTATCATTGCCGATGAGCCCATATCCGCTCTGGACGTATCCATCCAAGCGCAAGTGGTAAACTTGCTGATGGAATTGCAGCAAAAACAAAAACTGACTTTCTTGTTCATCGCGCATGATCTGTCGATGGTCAAGTACATCAGCAACCGCATCGGTGTTATGTACTTCGGAAAATTGGTCGAATTAGCGCCAGCAGACGAGGTTTACAACAAACCTTTACATCCATATACGGAAAGCCTGTTATCGGCCATACCGTTGCCGGATCCGGTTTATGAACGCAACCGCACACGCTTCACCTATGTTCCCCGTGAAGAGAATGGGGAGCCGGAAGCAATGCGAGAAATCGTTCCGGGGCACTTTGTTTATTGCCGTGAGTCCGATGTTCCCGCGTTGAAAGAAAAATACGAAAATTACTGA
- a CDS encoding ABC transporter ATP-binding protein, producing MENILEVKDLQITFDTYAGKVKAIRGVSFDLKPGETLAIVGESGSGKSVTSRSIMRLLANNANIEHGEILFKGEDLVHKTEKEMQKIRGSEIAMIFQDPMTSLNPTQKIGKQIAEPIIKHQNISKEEAYKKAEELLQLVGIPNPAKRMKQYPHQFSGGQRQRIVIAIALGCNPDVLIADEPTTALDVTIQAQILELMKDLQQKIKTSIIFITHDLGVVANVADRVAVMYAGKIVEVGTVDEIFYNPQHPYTWGLLSSMPTLDTQGTLYAIPGTPPDLLDPPTGDAFAPRSEYAMKIDTLYDPPFFKVSDTHAAATWLLHPDAPSVNPPEGIMNRRATFSKMNLAPSDELKVMDTADKEPAVLPHGKGPDIDSKLTEKGGLL from the coding sequence ATGGAAAATATATTGGAAGTAAAAGACCTACAAATTACTTTTGATACCTATGCAGGTAAAGTAAAAGCTATCCGTGGCGTCAGTTTTGACCTGAAGCCGGGTGAAACATTAGCCATCGTTGGTGAATCCGGCTCTGGTAAATCAGTGACTAGCCGTAGTATCATGCGTCTGTTGGCAAACAACGCCAACATCGAACACGGAGAGATCTTGTTCAAAGGCGAAGATTTAGTCCACAAAACCGAGAAAGAAATGCAAAAAATCCGCGGTTCGGAAATCGCAATGATTTTCCAGGATCCGATGACTTCTTTGAACCCGACTCAAAAAATCGGCAAGCAAATCGCTGAACCGATCATCAAGCACCAAAACATCAGCAAGGAAGAAGCCTACAAAAAAGCTGAAGAATTGTTGCAACTTGTGGGTATCCCGAACCCTGCCAAAAGAATGAAACAGTATCCGCACCAATTTTCGGGCGGGCAGCGCCAACGGATTGTCATCGCAATCGCCTTGGGCTGCAACCCTGACGTTTTGATTGCGGATGAACCGACTACAGCGCTAGACGTTACCATCCAAGCGCAGATCCTGGAGTTGATGAAGGATCTGCAACAAAAAATCAAGACATCAATCATTTTCATTACCCACGACTTGGGTGTAGTGGCAAACGTTGCAGACCGTGTAGCCGTCATGTACGCCGGCAAAATCGTCGAAGTAGGGACTGTCGATGAAATTTTCTACAATCCGCAGCATCCGTACACATGGGGACTGCTAAGTTCGATGCCCACATTGGATACACAAGGAACGCTGTATGCAATCCCCGGAACACCACCGGATTTGTTGGATCCGCCTACTGGTGATGCTTTTGCGCCCCGGAGTGAGTATGCGATGAAGATCGATACCTTGTACGATCCGCCGTTCTTTAAGGTATCCGATACCCATGCGGCTGCTACCTGGTTGTTGCATCCCGACGCACCGTCCGTGAATCCTCCAGAGGGCATCATGAATCGACGGGCGACTTTCTCCAAAATGAATCTCGCACCATCCGATGAATTGAAAGTGATGGATACAGCTGATAAAGAGCCGGCTGTTTTGCCTCATGGCAAAGGCCCGGACATCGATTCAAAACTCACTGAGAAAGGAGGCCTGCTGTAA
- the opp3C gene encoding oligopeptide ABC transporter permease: protein MPTITKDLFESASESSMQDKEKISAPSLSFMADSWRRLKKNKVAMVSLILLIIISMSSLLAPVIAPHDPNAQTVQYANMPPKIPGIDINGLNGTVKQNGVVIDKYEASNVPEDVYYYLGTDSLGRDLLSRILYGTRVSLFIAFMAALFNLTLGVVYGLTSGWLGGKIDNIMQRILEILSGVPNLVVVILMLLVLKPGISSIIIALALTEWLSMARVVRAQTLKLKNQEYILAARTLGQSPMKIAFRHILPNLAGVIIIQVMFSIPSAIFFEAFLSFIGIGIPAPNASLGTLINDGYKTFRFLPHLMWYPAGIMSVIMICFNLLADGLRDAFDPKMRD from the coding sequence ATGCCGACAATAACGAAAGATCTTTTCGAATCGGCATCCGAATCAAGCATGCAGGACAAAGAAAAGATTTCGGCGCCTTCCCTGAGCTTTATGGCAGATTCTTGGCGCCGTCTGAAGAAAAATAAAGTTGCGATGGTCAGTTTGATCCTTTTGATCATCATCAGCATGTCCAGTCTGTTGGCTCCAGTCATCGCACCGCATGACCCGAATGCGCAAACGGTCCAGTACGCCAATATGCCGCCGAAGATTCCCGGCATCGACATCAATGGCCTGAACGGAACCGTGAAGCAGAATGGCGTAGTCATCGATAAGTACGAGGCATCCAACGTTCCTGAAGATGTATACTATTATCTCGGTACGGACAGCTTGGGACGCGATTTGTTATCGCGGATCCTGTACGGTACCCGCGTCTCCCTATTCATCGCCTTCATGGCAGCCTTGTTCAACTTGACACTCGGAGTTGTCTACGGCTTGACATCTGGTTGGCTGGGTGGAAAAATCGACAATATCATGCAACGTATTCTGGAGATCCTTTCCGGTGTGCCTAACTTGGTAGTCGTTATTTTGATGCTTCTAGTACTGAAACCCGGCATCAGTTCCATCATCATCGCTTTGGCTTTGACTGAATGGCTTTCAATGGCGCGTGTCGTCCGTGCACAGACATTGAAACTGAAAAATCAGGAATACATCTTGGCTGCCCGCACGTTGGGTCAATCACCGATGAAAATCGCGTTCAGACACATCCTGCCTAACTTGGCTGGTGTCATCATCATTCAAGTTATGTTCTCCATTCCATCGGCCATCTTCTTCGAGGCATTCCTGAGCTTTATCGGTATCGGTATCCCTGCTCCGAATGCATCGCTTGGTACATTAATCAACGATGGCTACAAAACATTCCGTTTCTTGCCGCATCTGATGTGGTATCCAGCCGGAATCATGAGCGTCATCATGATTTGTTTCAACTTATTGGCTGATGGACTTCGTGACGCGTTCGATCCAAAAATGAGAGATTAG
- the opp3b gene encoding oligopeptide ABC transporter permease translates to MKSYAKYIGKRILYMAVTLFLIASITFFLMKALPGTPYSNQDKLSEEQIFIMNEKYGLNKPILVQYAVYIFGLVRGDLGVSFQFNNTPVTDLLSSRIGPSMQLGLQAVIIGTILGIVLGVIAAMRQGTWVDTVATLTAIVGRSIPNFVFAVILQLVFGVWLKVLPIALWNDGFRSSILPTIALSISPLADSARFMRTEMVDVLGSDYVELARAKGLSRWEVAFKHGIRNALIPLVTIIGPMTVGLMTGSMVVENIFAIPGIGEQFVKSILTNDYPTIMGVTMMYSTMLVIVILLVDILYGIIDPRIRVATEGGE, encoded by the coding sequence ATGAAAAGTTATGCAAAGTACATCGGCAAGCGTATTTTATATATGGCAGTTACGTTGTTTTTGATTGCATCGATAACTTTTTTTCTGATGAAAGCTTTGCCGGGTACACCATACAGTAACCAAGACAAGTTATCTGAAGAACAAATTTTTATCATGAATGAGAAGTATGGACTGAATAAACCGATTTTGGTCCAATACGCTGTTTATATTTTTGGGCTAGTACGTGGAGATCTGGGTGTTTCGTTCCAGTTCAACAATACCCCGGTTACGGATTTGCTGAGCAGCCGGATAGGACCCTCGATGCAACTGGGATTGCAAGCCGTCATTATAGGGACAATCTTAGGGATTGTTCTTGGTGTGATCGCAGCGATGAGACAGGGGACTTGGGTGGATACAGTAGCCACCTTGACAGCCATCGTCGGCCGTTCGATCCCTAACTTCGTTTTTGCCGTAATTCTTCAGTTGGTATTTGGAGTATGGCTGAAAGTGTTGCCGATTGCCTTGTGGAATGACGGTTTCCGTTCTTCCATTCTGCCTACGATAGCGTTGAGCATTTCGCCGCTGGCCGATTCGGCCCGATTCATGCGAACCGAAATGGTGGACGTATTGGGAAGCGACTATGTCGAACTCGCAAGGGCAAAAGGGCTAAGCCGTTGGGAAGTCGCATTCAAACACGGTATCCGTAATGCACTGATTCCTTTAGTTACCATCATAGGCCCGATGACAGTCGGTTTGATGACCGGTTCGATGGTTGTTGAAAATATTTTTGCCATCCCAGGTATCGGGGAACAATTCGTAAAATCCATCTTGACGAATGACTATCCGACAATTATGGGTGTCACTATGATGTATTCGACCATGTTGGTGATCGTCATTTTGTTGGTTGACATCCTATATGGTATCATCGACCCTCGTATCCGAGTCGCTACAGAAGGAGGGGAATAA
- a CDS encoding DUF3899 domain-containing protein: MNFTKKNALVSLFILMCALIYQLIKYGSLNWIETSNILFMIAGVLLIIGLSGLVLASGSFDFFHYSIRKTLRREPKENGFKEPLNPHALSSSVGKSYQNVLTIGLLLLGISIVCLWDYIL; the protein is encoded by the coding sequence GTGAACTTCACAAAAAAAAACGCACTCGTTTCTTTGTTTATTTTAATGTGCGCATTAATCTATCAACTGATTAAATATGGATCCTTAAATTGGATCGAAACATCCAACATCCTTTTTATGATAGCGGGTGTATTATTGATCATCGGGTTGTCCGGCCTCGTACTGGCTTCCGGGAGTTTCGACTTTTTTCACTACAGCATCCGAAAGACGCTCAGAAGAGAGCCAAAGGAAAATGGCTTCAAGGAACCATTGAATCCACATGCTTTATCATCTTCCGTCGGGAAAAGTTATCAAAATGTCCTGACTATCGGCCTGTTGTTGTTGGGGATCAGCATTGTCTGTCTCTGGGATTATATTTTATAA